The stretch of DNA AATCTCGATCAAAACGGAACCGCCCGATATCCGGTCGGAATCATGCCGGTCATCGATCCCGAAACCGGCGAAACACTGGTCGATGAACTCGGTCGGCGTTCCTACACCTCATCCGTCGCCTACGGTCCAACGGTCGGAAAAAATATTGCGCTGGCTTATCTGCCATGGAGTTATTGTCAGGAAGGGCGAGAGCTTAGCGTCGAATATTTCGGCGAAACCTATCCGGTTGAAGTCGTGGCCATCGGATACAAGCCGCTCTATGACCCCGAAAATCTCAAACCGCGCAGTTGATACCGCATGTCTCCCAAAAGTGGGAACCGGTTTTGGGAGACATGCGTAAAATGAAAGTTTAAAGCCGGGCAATTGCCCGGCCATTTACAGATGCTTATTTAATCGAGGCCTTACCACCGCTGATCGTAATTGTCTCCTCGCCGGTCAATGCCTGTCGGTCGCCATTGGGAAAGGTGACGAAACAACCCGAAGAGCAGAAATCCACGGTTTCATTGGGTGCTACGATCATCTCACGCTTGGAGGCGCCTTCCGTGACCACGATCGTCTGCGCGACACTGTCCTGATTGGTCACGTCTGCAGCATAGGCACCAGCCACCGGGAGGCCAAAAATAGCGACCGCAGCTAGTACAATCTGGCTCTTATAAGTGACCCGCGCTTTATTCATAGCCTTTCGACGTTTCCGTCGCTCCCGATGACACCATATTTTCTTACTGTTCTTATAGAGAAACAATACTGAACGACAACTGAATGACGTGTTCATCAAGTTGTGGGCTTACCCTTATCATCGCTTGCCACTTTCGGTTTTTCACGAAGCGGCGGCTTCTTGTCCTTCTGCACGATTTCAGACAGTTTTTCGATTTCAGGCACGCTCAACACCAGATCGGTTGAAGATGAAGCAAAATGCAGCCCTTCGCCATGGAAACGCTCGACAATCTGAAAACGCAACTCGTTTTTGATGCCCCCAGTCGAGGTAATATCCGCCACATGGGCATAGATATCAAAGACCAGGCTTGAGTCGTCCATGCTTTGGAAAGCCACGAACGGTTCAGGATTCTTGAGAATGGACGGATGTCCGCGCACGATTGCGTAGAGCAGGTCGTGCACGCGGCGCGGCTCGTTTGTATGGGCGGCGCGAATATTGATGTCGATGCGACCCAGCTTGTTGCGATGCGTCCAGTTGCCAACATTGCCATTTATCAAGGTGGAATTAGGCACAATGATCGACTGTTTCGCAAAGGTTTCCACTTCCGTGGCGCGCACGCTAATCTTCTTGACAATACCGCTGACAGGACCCGCTTCCACCCAGTCACCGGCCTTGAATGGGCGTTCCGCCAGAAGAATAAGTCCCGAGACAAAGTTCTGGACAATATTCTGCAAACCAAAACCAATACCGAGCGACAAACCACCGGCAATCAGCGCCAGATTGGCGAGATTGAAGCCCGCCGCCGAAATACCAACCAGCGCCGCAAGGCAAAGACCAACATAACCGATTACCGTTCGGATTGAATTGCGCACACCCGAATCAACCCGCCCGCGCGCCATGACAGAGTTGTCGATCCAGTTCTGGAACCAGCGCGTCAGGAGATAACCGAGCACGAATAACAGAACGCCGGTCAAAAGCCCCATCAGCGAGATTGAAATCTCACCAAGCTGGATGCCGGTCATCAGATTGTAGAACAGGCTTTTCAGCTCCGCCCACTGAAAGCCGAACTGCATCAGGACCAGCGGAATACCGACCAGCGCCACAACAACCGTAATCAAAATACCAGCTGCAAGACCAAGCTGATCGAGGGTCGCATCATCAAAATGAAACCGGTCCCGCATGACCTTGCCGAGCTTGCTTGACGCGAAAGCCTTTTCTTCGGTAATCGCGCGCCCCGTCAGGAAACCGAGATACATCGTGACGAGAAACGCACCGGTTACGACGATCTGTTGCGAAATAAACCGCGCCAGACCGATATAGCCAAAGCAGGCCGTCAGGATCGGCAGAAGGCCCAGAAGCACCAGAAATATCTTGAAGGCGCGCGGCCATGGACGCACTGTGCCATCCAGCTCGCGTTCGATAGGTTTTAGGAAAGCAATAGCCAGAATGAGAATTCCTACCATGACGGCGGCAAGCAGGCTCTTAGCCATCGTCATGGGCAGCGGCGAGGACAGAATCCGGTTGATCGTACTCGTAAAAGAATCAAGTCCGCTGGTCAGCGCAGTTGCCGTAATCAGCCATGCAAGAATGCGCCCTGGTCTGGGTGCAACGGGCAGAAGCCGCCACTGCGGCATGTCCGGGCTGATGCAGGCAAAACTGAGACGATGAATGAAAAAAACAATGCCGAGCACCATGAAGAGCGATACGAGTATCGCTCCAATGTCCGTTCTCAGAACATTGAAATAACTCAGGAAAAAATAAGTCGTGGCCAGGAAAGCACCGACAGCGGCCGATGGGATCACCGTGGACCAGAAGGCGACAAGAAGACGGCTAAGATAGGATGGCGCTTCATTTGTCGGGTCGCGATCATAGAGCGTGCCTAGAATACGCCGCGCCCCAATCTGTATCACCAGTGCCGCGACAGAGGCAAAGAATGCAGCGGCAAGAAACGACTTGAGTTTGAAGGTAACGACAAAACGCCACCAGGATCGAACGATGCGCCCCAGCGAAACGACCTGATCATTGGCAGCCGATACCACTTCTGATCCAAGGGCTGCGTTGAGATCGATACGCTGCGAGAGTGTTTTGGCGAAAAGATCACGCCTGATATCGCTGATCTCTGCCGACATGCGATTGACGGTCAGCGACGTCTCTTCCGTCTCGCCGATGATTGCGTTAATCTCTGCCTTTTCCGCCACAAGCCGCTTGCGCTCTTGGGCGACAATTGCAGGCTCAGTTGGCTGGTCGCCTCCGGGTGCTGGGCCAAGCTGTTCCAGACGCGTGTTGATCTCGTTAAGCCGGGGCCGAAAGGCAACACCTGTATCGAGCAGCTTTTTGGAAAGTGCGCCCAATTGCAGCTTAAGATTGGCAAGCGCTTCGTCACTGCCCTGCGGCTTACCAAGTTGATCACCAATTTTTCTGGTCTGCTTTTTCAGCTCTTCGACGACCGGGCCTTGCTGGCGCAGCACGCTTGAAGCGGACTCGTGCGACTGATCACTGTCAGTTGCGGCTTGCGGCTGGCTTTGAGGCGCTGCCTGCTGCGCAAGGCTTTGAGGCATGTCCTGCGAGGCGGCCACAAGCGGACCGCCAATCGAAAACACACCGATTAAAAACGAAAAGGCGAGAATGCGTAACGCGGATAAATAAGCCAATTCTGAACTGCCATAAACAGGAACACGGTTTCAACATAAAGCGCGGTAAAACGGAAGCAATATGGCTTGAGTGAGATTTCACGTCAGCCGAAAAGCTTTTCCATTGACTGAATTGACGTACGGTTACCAGTATTTCCTTGTTCGTAACCGCACAAATCGTTAATGAGGATTCGTGGAAAAGTGAGGCGCAACAGCATATCCGGCAATAAGTTTGAGGAAAGTCTGGACAGTTTTATGAAGGGCATTTACCGCACAGGACAATGGAAACAGCATGGGTTCATGCTGATGACCGCCTGTGTTCTGTCCTTTATGGCAGTTTTATTTGCTGTCGAATTTTCCTTCCCCGACGCTGATATGTCCCGCACTCACAGCAAGGTTCTTGGCAACAGACAAGCCGAAACTTCTCCCGGAACACCGGTTCGCCAGCAATCGACGCTCACACCGCAACCGATGCGGGCCATTCTCATTGAAGCGATTGTCGCCAAGGCCAAGGCCTCCCATCTGATCGGCGGTAATGTCGGCCTTGCAACGACTAGCGGCTCTTATATTTTGCTTATTGGCAAGCCTGCGCAAATGCAGTCACGTTTGCAACTCATCAAGACAGAGCAACGCTCTTTCCGCTCTGCCCGTGCTCCGCCCGTAAGCGCATAAGCTTTCCCCCGGAGAGTTCTTCTCCTCCCGTACATGTCACGAACATTACGCCATCCAATCCCACTTTAACCGTGGTTTTCAGTCTGATTTGGCTGGCGTGCAGAACTGGAACATCAATCCATGCGGACTTCTAAATGGGTCGCGGTGCTTTACAGCGTGATCGTCGTGATCGGCGTCATCATCGCCCTGCCCAACTTTTTCACCCAGCAACAACTCGATGCGATGCCATCATGGTTTCCAAAGCGTCAGGTGACGCTCGGCCTTGATCTGCGTGGCGGCTCCTACCTTGTGCTGGAAGTGGACTCAGCCGGTCTTAAAAAAGACCGCCTGCGCGCCCTTCTCGATGACGCACGCAGCAAGCTGCGCGCCGAGCGCATTCAGCCGCAGTCCATCCGTGCGGTTGGCGATTCCATCCTCGTGACAGTCCCAGATGACGACCAGCGTAACAAAGCGCAGACAGCGTTGCGCACGCTGATCTCGCAGGTCAACACCAGCGGCTTTGGTGCAGCAATCAACGATATCGACGTCACATCCAACGGCAATCAGGTGCGCATGACACTGACCGAAGCGGGGTTTAATTACCGCCTCGACGCAGCGCTGCAGCAGAGCCTTGAAATCATCCGCCAGCGCGTCGATCAGGTGGGGGTCGCAGAACCATCTATCCAGCGTGTTGGTTCAGATCGTATCGTGGTTCAGCTTCCCGGCCTTCAGGACCCAGCCCAGCTTCGTCAGCTTCTCGGCTCGACCGCGAAGATGAGCTTCCATATGGTGGCCGATGCCGACCCGAATGCACCGCCGCCACCCGGTGTCTCTATCATGGCGGATTCAAAAGAGCCGGGTGTGCGTTATCCGATTGAAGATCAGGTCGCACTTTCGGGCGAACGTCTGACCGATGCGCGCGCCGGTTTCGATCAGCGCAGCAATCAGCCGATCGTATCATT from Brucella sp. BE17 encodes:
- a CDS encoding mechanosensitive ion channel family protein; amino-acid sequence: MAYLSALRILAFSFLIGVFSIGGPLVAASQDMPQSLAQQAAPQSQPQAATDSDQSHESASSVLRQQGPVVEELKKQTRKIGDQLGKPQGSDEALANLKLQLGALSKKLLDTGVAFRPRLNEINTRLEQLGPAPGGDQPTEPAIVAQERKRLVAEKAEINAIIGETEETSLTVNRMSAEISDIRRDLFAKTLSQRIDLNAALGSEVVSAANDQVVSLGRIVRSWWRFVVTFKLKSFLAAAFFASVAALVIQIGARRILGTLYDRDPTNEAPSYLSRLLVAFWSTVIPSAAVGAFLATTYFFLSYFNVLRTDIGAILVSLFMVLGIVFFIHRLSFACISPDMPQWRLLPVAPRPGRILAWLITATALTSGLDSFTSTINRILSSPLPMTMAKSLLAAVMVGILILAIAFLKPIERELDGTVRPWPRAFKIFLVLLGLLPILTACFGYIGLARFISQQIVVTGAFLVTMYLGFLTGRAITEEKAFASSKLGKVMRDRFHFDDATLDQLGLAAGILITVVVALVGIPLVLMQFGFQWAELKSLFYNLMTGIQLGEISISLMGLLTGVLLFVLGYLLTRWFQNWIDNSVMARGRVDSGVRNSIRTVIGYVGLCLAALVGISAAGFNLANLALIAGGLSLGIGFGLQNIVQNFVSGLILLAERPFKAGDWVEAGPVSGIVKKISVRATEVETFAKQSIIVPNSTLINGNVGNWTHRNKLGRIDINIRAAHTNEPRRVHDLLYAIVRGHPSILKNPEPFVAFQSMDDSSLVFDIYAHVADITSTGGIKNELRFQIVERFHGEGLHFASSSTDLVLSVPEIEKLSEIVQKDKKPPLREKPKVASDDKGKPTT